In Actinomyces radicidentis, one genomic interval encodes:
- a CDS encoding SRPBCC domain-containing protein: MTDTDTGAEVTALDRLQFIVFGFVSRPSSEVYEAVVDPEQISRYFTTGGADGRLEPGNEVTWDFADFPGRFPVTPVEAEPGRCVVIEWGAAESTTADGTATTRVTFTFEPVGGDARTKVTIAEDGWRVTRDGAAAAFGNSMGWTGFLAALKVWMVHGINLREGFYA; the protein is encoded by the coding sequence GTGACCGACACTGACACCGGCGCCGAGGTGACGGCCCTGGACCGTCTGCAGTTCATCGTCTTCGGCTTCGTCTCCCGGCCGAGCTCCGAGGTCTACGAGGCCGTCGTCGATCCGGAGCAGATCTCCCGCTACTTCACGACGGGAGGGGCGGACGGCCGCCTCGAGCCCGGCAACGAGGTCACCTGGGACTTCGCCGACTTCCCGGGCCGCTTCCCCGTGACGCCCGTTGAGGCCGAGCCGGGGCGATGCGTCGTCATCGAGTGGGGCGCCGCGGAGTCGACGACGGCCGACGGCACCGCGACCACCAGGGTGACCTTCACCTTCGAGCCCGTCGGCGGCGACGCGCGCACCAAGGTGACGATCGCCGAGGACGGCTGGCGCGTCACCCGCGACGGCGCGGCGGCCGCCTTCGGCAACTCGATGGGCTGGACCGGGTTCCTCGCGGCCCTCAAGGTGTGGATGGTGCACGGCATCAACCTCCGCGAGGGCTTCTACGCCTGA
- a CDS encoding cupin domain-containing protein, giving the protein MKIVDNGPQPNAFDIETATRENENYRTTAWTGKYLQVTLMSIPVGSSIGLEAHPDTDQFLRLDAGQGRCVMGPAEDELTFEQEVTDGWSVQVPAGTWHDIINTGDEPMQVYAVYAPSHHAQGIVQATAEYAEKDEESGKDTPPEWTVQPDDAADDEHA; this is encoded by the coding sequence ATGAAGATCGTCGACAACGGCCCCCAGCCGAACGCCTTCGACATCGAGACGGCGACGCGCGAGAACGAGAACTACCGGACCACCGCCTGGACCGGCAAGTACTTGCAGGTCACCCTCATGTCCATCCCCGTGGGCTCCTCGATCGGCCTCGAGGCGCACCCCGACACGGACCAGTTCCTCCGGCTCGACGCCGGTCAGGGCCGGTGCGTCATGGGTCCGGCCGAGGACGAGCTCACCTTCGAGCAGGAGGTCACGGACGGCTGGTCCGTGCAGGTCCCCGCCGGCACCTGGCACGACATCATCAACACCGGCGACGAGCCGATGCAGGTCTACGCCGTCTACGCCCCCAGCCACCACGCGCAGGGCATCGTCCAGGCGACCGCCGAGTACGCGGAGAAGGACGAGGAGTCCGGCAAGGACACCCCGCCGGAGTGGACGGTCCAGCCCGACGACGCCGCTGACGACGAGCACGCCTGA
- a CDS encoding SDR family oxidoreductase, translating into MTSSALSGTTVVVIGGTSGFGLEVARKAAEQGSELVLVGRDEDKLHRVVDAMDSTAPVTGHALDASDPASAAELFERVGELDHLVSTVGGAMGGGFLSAPVEEIIRTIEGKFTASLTIARAAAPHLREGGSLTLTAGAGGTPQGASGAIIGNQAISTMVRGLAVELAPGARVNAVAPAWTPTPLWRDVPPEDLEATRRHMAESFPLRRTATIGEVADAYLFLMTAGFITGQTLYVDGGASLV; encoded by the coding sequence ATGACCAGCTCAGCACTGTCCGGCACCACCGTCGTCGTCATCGGAGGGACCTCCGGCTTCGGGCTCGAGGTCGCGAGGAAGGCCGCGGAGCAGGGCTCAGAACTGGTCCTCGTCGGGCGCGACGAGGACAAGCTCCACCGCGTCGTCGACGCCATGGACTCGACGGCACCGGTGACGGGGCATGCCCTGGACGCCTCGGACCCGGCCTCCGCCGCTGAGCTCTTCGAGCGCGTCGGCGAGCTCGACCACCTCGTCTCCACCGTCGGCGGCGCCATGGGAGGCGGGTTCCTCTCGGCGCCGGTGGAGGAGATTATCCGGACGATCGAGGGCAAGTTCACCGCGAGCCTGACGATCGCGCGCGCCGCCGCCCCGCACCTCCGGGAGGGCGGGAGCCTCACGCTCACCGCGGGCGCCGGAGGCACTCCGCAGGGCGCCTCGGGAGCCATCATCGGCAACCAGGCCATCTCCACGATGGTGCGCGGGCTCGCCGTCGAGCTCGCGCCCGGCGCCCGCGTCAACGCCGTCGCACCGGCGTGGACGCCGACGCCCCTGTGGCGCGACGTGCCGCCCGAGGACCTGGAGGCGACCCGCCGTCACATGGCCGAGTCCTTCCCCCTGCGGCGTACCGCGACCATCGGCGAGGTCGCCGACGCGTACCTCTTCCTCATGACGGCCGGCTTCATCACGGGTCAGACGCTCTACGTCGACGGCGGCGCCTCCCTGGTGTGA
- the moeB gene encoding molybdopterin-synthase adenylyltransferase MoeB: MSRTAAADTRAAGPGDSIIPEGRLRPLTDAEKRRYSRNVLVPEVGMRGQERIRAARVLLVGAGALGSPAALYLAAAGVGTLGIIDDDVVDLSNLQRQILHTTAGQGQVKVASARERVEALNPDVKVVATRASVTSENALELLAGWDVVIDGTDNFPTRYLLNDACVRLGIPLVHGAVFRSDGQVTVLDGRRGPCYRCIHPVPPEPGAVPSCAEGGVLGVMPGIIGTMQATEALKLIIGGARPLIGRMLMLNAWDARGAELPVAKNPDCPVCGVDPETIELIDYDAFCGVRLPGIPGEEENPMNEITAEQLRARLAAGETIGEDFTLLDVREPNEVALDAIDGSLRIPLGEVALHTAELDPSKEMIVHCAAGVRSARAIAALEAAGYTGPLTNLEGGMKAWNATA, encoded by the coding sequence ATGAGCCGCACCGCAGCCGCTGACACACGCGCAGCCGGCCCCGGGGACTCGATCATCCCCGAGGGCCGGCTGCGGCCGCTCACCGACGCCGAGAAGCGCCGCTACTCCCGCAACGTCCTCGTCCCCGAGGTCGGAATGCGCGGCCAGGAGCGGATCCGGGCCGCACGGGTCCTCCTCGTCGGCGCCGGCGCCCTCGGCTCGCCGGCCGCCCTGTACCTTGCGGCCGCCGGCGTGGGCACGCTCGGGATCATCGACGACGACGTCGTCGACCTCTCCAACCTGCAGCGCCAGATCCTGCACACGACCGCGGGTCAGGGACAGGTCAAGGTCGCCTCGGCACGGGAGCGCGTCGAGGCCCTCAACCCGGACGTCAAGGTCGTGGCGACGCGCGCCTCGGTGACGAGCGAGAACGCGCTCGAGCTCCTCGCCGGCTGGGACGTCGTCATCGACGGCACCGACAACTTCCCGACCCGCTACCTTCTCAACGACGCCTGCGTCCGGCTCGGGATCCCGCTCGTCCACGGGGCGGTGTTCCGCTCCGACGGTCAGGTGACGGTCCTCGACGGGCGCCGCGGGCCCTGCTACCGCTGCATCCACCCGGTCCCTCCGGAGCCGGGCGCCGTGCCCTCCTGCGCGGAGGGCGGCGTGCTGGGGGTCATGCCCGGCATCATCGGCACCATGCAGGCCACGGAGGCCCTCAAGCTCATCATCGGCGGTGCGCGCCCGCTCATCGGCCGCATGCTCATGCTCAACGCGTGGGACGCGCGTGGCGCCGAGCTGCCCGTCGCGAAGAACCCCGACTGCCCCGTGTGCGGGGTGGATCCTGAGACCATCGAGCTCATCGACTACGACGCCTTCTGCGGCGTCCGACTGCCCGGGATTCCGGGCGAGGAGGAGAACCCCATGAACGAGATCACCGCCGAGCAGCTGCGCGCCCGCCTGGCCGCGGGGGAGACGATCGGGGAGGACTTCACGCTCCTCGACGTGCGCGAGCCCAACGAGGTCGCGCTCGACGCCATCGACGGCTCCCTGCGCATCCCGCTGGGCGAGGTCGCCCTGCACACCGCCGAGCTCGACCCGTCCAAGGAGATGATCGTCCACTGCGCCGCCGGCGTGCGCTCCGCCCGTGCCATCGCCGCGCTCGAGGCCGCGGGCTACACCGGCCCGCTCACCAACCTCGAGGGCGGTATGAAGGCCTGGAACGCCACCGCCTGA